In Polyangiaceae bacterium, the DNA window CGGCGTGACCTCGTCACCGGAGGCGAGCACGTGGTAGTCCCAGGTGTTCGCACCGGTCTTGCGGAAGTACACGTCGAGGGAGTGCGCATTGCCGAGCGAATCGTACACCGTCATGGAGGACGAGAAGTTCGACGTGTTGCTCGGGTCCTGAGCATCCCACGGCGCCGTCGGCGTCGTCGCCGAGCTGTCGAGGTTCGCCGTGATCGACATGTTCTCCGTCGCGTTCGGCGGCAGAGCTGCCGTGGGCACCTTCAGAGACGAGACGCCGGCGGCGAAGGTCCCATCGGGGTTCGCTGCGTAGCCCTGCACCTGAAGGTTGCTCGAGTTGGTCAAATAGCCTTCGTTGTTGATGACGAACTGACCGGCGCGCGTGTAGAAGTTGCCGGACACGCCCGACACGTCGCCTTTCACGACGAAGAATCCGTCGCCGTTCAGGGCCAGGTCCGTCGACACGCCGGTGTTGGCGAGCGACCCCTGGGTGAACAGCTGCTGGATTCCACCCACGCGAACGCCCGAACCCGGCAGTGCCGATGCGGTGCCCGCTAGAATGGAGTGTCCCAGCACGTCGTGGAAGATGACCCGTTGGCCCTTGAAGCCCACGGTGTTCACGTTGGCGATGTTGTCGCCAACGACTCCCAATGCCTCACCTTCAGCTCTCAGGCCTGAAACGCCCGAATACATTGCCCGCAGTACCATGGCGGCCTCCTGACTCCTGTTTCCTCGCTTGATGTCTACTTGGCTGAATCGACCTTGAGCAGGTCGGAAACCGGAACGCTGATCCCAGTATCGAGATGCAGCACCGGGTAGCCCTTGTCGAAGGACACGGCCGTGACCGTGCCTTTCGTCTCTTGCGTGACGGCGACCGTCTGGTCCGCGGCGTCCTTCGCCGTGACCGTCACGCTGTAGCTTCCTGCCGGCTGAACGACACC includes these proteins:
- a CDS encoding flagellar hook protein FlgE — translated: MVLRAMYSGVSGLRAEGEALGVVGDNIANVNTVGFKGQRVIFHDVLGHSILAGTASALPGSGVRVGGIQQLFTQGSLANTGVSTDLALNGDGFFVVKGDVSGVSGNFYTRAGQFVINNEGYLTNSSNLQVQGYAANPDGTFAAGVSSLKVPTAALPPNATENMSITANLDSSATTPTAPWDAQDPSNTSNFSSSMTVYDSLGNAHSLDVYFRKTGANTWDYHVLASGDEVTPPAPGTNVEVGAGSLTFNTSGALDTVTATTPVSVDFTGATAGQAITLDFGNPISGGGTGLDGTTQFASPSNVSAQSQDGYSSGDFSGVTVDGQGVVMGLYTNGQKVAVGQLAVAKFRSNEGLGRAGQNLWIETRESGTSAMGTAGSGGRGAVAAGALEGSNVDLAEEFVGLIQHQRSFSANSKTITTADEMLQELINIKR